Below is a window of Defluviimonas sp. SAOS-178_SWC DNA.
TTCTCCATGCGGCCCGGCGACGCGCCACATCACCTCGGAGAGGGCGAACAACCCGACCAGCACCGGGATCAGGGCCAGCCCGGCCGACAGCTCGTAGATGCCAAAATCGTAGCGCGTGACACCCGATATGGGATCCTGCCCGATCAGTGCCAGGAAGAGCCCGGAGGCCGTGCCGAAGATCCCCTTGATCGCGCTTTCGCGGGCCACCGAAACGATGCAGGTCAGCGCGAAGATGCCAAGCGCGAAATACTCGATTGGTCCGAAACGCAGTCCGAACCGTGCCAGCATCGGCGCGGCAACCACCAGGATGACGCAGGCGATGATGCCGCCCACGGCCGAACTGAGGGTTGCCCAGCCGAGTGCCAGGCCCGGCTGGCCGCCGCGCGCCATCGGATAGCCGTCGAACAGCGTCGCCGCCGATTGGGGCGTGCCCGGCGTGTTCAGAAGGATCGCCGGGATCGACCCGCCGTAGACCGATCCGCAATAGGTGCCCAGAAGCAGCGCGATGCTGGCCGTCTGGTCCAGAACGAACGTGAATGGGAGGATCACTGTGATGCCCAGCACCGAGCCAAGCCCGGGAATGGCACCGATCAGAATGCCGTAGAGCGTGCCGAGAGCGATCGCCAGAATGGCGTCGAACGAGGCCAGCATCCCCAGCGCGTCTATGATGGCTTGCGTTGTCATGGTTTCAGCCCCCCAGGTGCAGGAAGTCGGGCAGGGCGGTCATCTGCACCTCGAGCAGCACGGCAAAGACCAACCAGGTCAGTCCCGCGAAAACCAAGGTGGAGACCGCGATCACGACCGGGTTGCGATAACCGAAGGCCAAGCTGAAGACTGGCACAAAAGCCAGAAGCGGCAGCCAGAATCCCAGCCAGCCGAAGCCCACCAGAAACAGCGCGGTGAGACCGAAGCCCGCGACCAGCCGCCCGGACGCGATGCGCGCCAGCGGATTTGCCGCGCCCGCGCCGGAACGCAGGCCGACCAGTCCCTTGAGAGCGATCCCAAGTGCGCTGAGAGCGCCGATCGCAAGCCACAGCCGTGGCATGAGGCCGGCGTC
It encodes the following:
- a CDS encoding tripartite tricarboxylate transporter TctB family protein encodes the protein MNRDIANIMSGAVLALGSVGLYLYTVSAGYRMGGGVAYDAGLMPRLWLAIGALSALGIALKGLVGLRSGAGAANPLARIASGRLVAGFGLTALFLVGFGWLGFWLPLLAFVPVFSLAFGYRNPVVIAVSTLVFAGLTWLVFAVLLEVQMTALPDFLHLGG